GTACTAGTTGAGTAATTACCCGACACTCAGGGTCTCCGGCGACTCGGATTATGCCGCCTCGGTGGCGGCGGTTTCATCCTCTTTCGGGATGATCGGTGGCAGCGTCTTCCTGCCGAGTGCCTCGCGCAGCGCCTGCGCCGGCGTTCTGCCGTTGAGCCGATAGCCCTGATGGCTGCGCTTGAGGTTGTAGAACTCGATGAAGATATCCAGGTCGGCCTGGATCTCCTCGACGGACTCGTACCACTTCTCCCGGCCCTTGATCCGGAAGTGCTCGTCGAGCAGCGTGCGGTTCATGCGCTCGACGAAGCCGTTGGTGCGCGGCGAGCGGACCTTCGTGGTCCGGTGTTCGATGTCGTGGAGCGCCAGCAGGAGCTGGTACGGGTGGTGCTCCGGCCGTCCGGAGAACTCGCGCCCGTTGTCGCTGAGGATGGTTTTGACCGTCACCCCGAGAGCGTCGTAGAAGGGCAGGACCCGGTCATAGAGCAGGTCGGCGGCGGTGATCGGCATCTTCGAGGTGTAGACCTTGGCGAACGCCAGCGAACAGAAGGCGTCGATGACCACCTGGACGTAGATCTTGCCGACGCCCTTGAGCGTGCCCCAGTAGAACGTGTCCTGGTTCAGCAGTTCGCCGGGTGCCGAGGTCTCGACGTGGCGCATGCGGAACTCGGGTGAGTGGCGCTCCAGCAGTCGGATCTGCTCCTCGGTGAGCACGTGGGTCTGCTCCCGGGCTTCGCCCTCGAGGCGCAGCAGGCG
The window above is part of the Halofilum ochraceum genome. Proteins encoded here:
- a CDS encoding IS481 family transposase, translating into MTTTSQSTKRKLSLLQLAEELGNVSKACKIMGYHRDTFYEVQKAFKVGGVAALVEERRGPRNPHPNRVPEAVEKQILDLCLEKPTYGSQRIANELRLQGVDVSPSGVRGVWLRHDLETRYKRLLRLEGEAREQTHVLTEEQIRLLERHSPEFRMRHVETSAPGELLNQDTFYWGTLKGVGKIYVQVVIDAFCSLAFAKVYTSKMPITAADLLYDRVLPFYDALGVTVKTILSDNGREFSGRPEHHPYQLLLALHDIEHRTTKVRSPRTNGFVERMNRTLLDEHFRIKGREKWYESVEEIQADLDIFIEFYNLKRSHQGYRLNGRTPAQALREALGRKTLPPIIPKEDETAATEAA